In Legionella sp. PATHC035, a genomic segment contains:
- the gstA gene encoding glutathione transferase GstA produces MKLYYAKSACSLAVRIVLNELGIDFQDEEVDLKAKKTRSDENYLSINPKGAVPALYLDNGDLLTENQVILQYLADITPGQKLLPAVGDLKRYHTLEWINYVATELHKTIGMFFNPNLNEETKKNFMSIITTRLKYVNERLAKGTYLMGDDFSLADAYLFVITRWAYHFKMDLSAYKHLEQFMKVVAQRPAVVTSLKQEKL; encoded by the coding sequence ATGAAACTTTATTATGCCAAATCAGCATGTTCTTTAGCAGTACGTATTGTTCTTAATGAGTTAGGAATCGATTTTCAAGATGAAGAAGTCGATTTAAAGGCAAAAAAAACACGTTCAGATGAAAATTATTTATCGATTAATCCTAAAGGTGCAGTACCAGCACTTTACCTGGATAATGGGGATTTGTTGACAGAAAACCAGGTTATTTTGCAATATTTAGCGGATATAACACCTGGTCAAAAGCTTTTACCCGCAGTAGGAGACTTAAAAAGATACCACACCCTCGAGTGGATAAATTATGTTGCAACTGAATTACATAAAACTATTGGCATGTTCTTTAATCCCAATCTTAATGAAGAAACAAAAAAAAATTTTATGTCCATAATCACTACTCGATTGAAGTATGTTAATGAGCGTCTTGCAAAAGGGACCTACTTGATGGGGGATGACTTTTCTTTGGCCGATGCTTATTTATTTGTCATAACCAGATGGGCGTATCATTTTAAAATGGATCTTTCCGCGTATAAACATTTAGAACAATTTATGAAAGTGGTTGCACAACGTCCTGCTGTGGTGACTTCGCTAAAACAAGAAAAATTGTAA